Proteins from one Fragaria vesca subsp. vesca linkage group LG6, FraVesHawaii_1.0, whole genome shotgun sequence genomic window:
- the LOC101311772 gene encoding zinc finger CCCH domain-containing protein ZFN-like — protein MDFDAGIPMSRASAAPPVTDEAPSLSPQDAMWQMNLRSSETMEPGPYPERAGEPDCSYYIRTGLCRFGATCRFNHPPNRKLAIATARMKGEFPERVGQPECQYYLKTGTCKFGATCKFHHPRDKAGIAGRVALNILGYPLRPNEIECAYYLRTGQCKFASTCKYHHPPPTNMMVSLSGSPVYPTVQSPTTPGQQSYPGGVTNWSRASFIPSPRWQGPSSYAPVIVPQGVVSVPGWSAYSGQVGSISTSEGQQQTVGNSQVYGTSRQREPENLGSQGAYSPYRSGSIPVGFYALPRENVFPERPGQPECQFYMKTGDCKFGAVCRFHHPRERLIPAPDCVLSPIGLPLRPGEPLCIFYSRYGICKFGPSCKFDHPMGIFTYNLAASSSAESPVRRLLGSTSGTTSLNLSSEGLVEAGSAKPRRLSLSEPRQMPSAEENIDTEE, from the exons ATGGACTTCGATGCCGGAATTCCAATGTCCCGTGCTTCTGCCGCCCCGCCGGTGACCGACGAAGCTCCCTCCCTGTCACCACAAG ATGCAATGTGGCAAATGAATTTGAGATCAAGTGAAACTATGGAACCTGGACCTTATCCTGAGCGAGCCGGAGAACCAGATTGTTCTTATTACATCAGAACAGGCCTCTGTAGATTTGGGGCAACATGTCGCTTCAATCATCCCCCTAACCGAAAGCTG GCTATTGCCACCGCAAGAATGAAGGGGGAGTTCCCAGAAAGAGTTGGACAACCTGAATGCCAG TACTACCTGAAGACAGGAACTTGCAAGTTTGGAGCAACATGCAAGTTTCACCATCCTAGAGACAAGGCAGGAATTGCTGGAAGAGTTGCCTTAAATATCTTAGGCTATCCACTTCGACCG AATGAGATTGAATGTGCTTATTATTTACGAACTGGGCAATGCAAGTTCGCAAGCACTTGTAAATACCACCATCCACCACCTACTAATATGATGGTTTCATTGAGCGGTTCTCCTGTATATCCTACTGTCCAATCTCCAACTACGCCTGGTCAACAGTCATACCCGGGAGGAGTAACAAACTGGTCAAGAGCATCTTTTATTCCCAGTCCACGCTGGCAAGGTCCATCAAGTTATGCTCCTGTTATTGTTCCTCAAGGAGTGGTATCAGTCCCAGGATGGAGCGCATACAGT GGCCAGGTTGGCTCCATTTCAACTTCAGAGGGGCAACAGCAAACAGTAGGAAACAGTCAGGTTTATGGAACTTCACGCCAACGTGAACCGGAAAATTTAGGATCTCAAGGAGCCTATTCTCCATACCGGTCTGGTTCCATTCCTGTAGGGTTCTATGCATTGCCGAGGGAAAATGTATTTCCTGAGAGACCTGGTCAACCAGAGTGCCAGTTTTACATGAAGACAGGTGATTGTAAGTTTGGTGCAGTTTGTAGGTTCCATCATCCTAGGGAGCGATTAATTCCTGCTCCAGATTGTGTTTTGAGTCCAATAGGCCTTCCTTTGCGACCG GGAGAACCTTTGTGCATCTTTTATTCTCGTTATGGTATCTGTAAGTTTGGTCCGAGTTGCAAGTTTGACCACCCTATGGGTATCTTCACTTATAACCTTGCTGCATCATCTTCAGCTGAGAGCCCTGTGCGCCGGTTGTTGGGGTCGACATCAGGCACCACTTCATTAAATTTATCATCAGAAGGTCTAGTTGAAGCAGGATCAGCAAAGCCTAGGAGGCTTTCACTATCAGAGCCTAGGCAGATGCCTTCTGCAGAAGAAAATATTGACACAGAGGAATGA